DNA sequence from the Pseudomonas fluorescens Q2-87 genome:
GTCGCATCAACGTGTCCCTCGATACCCTGGACCCTGCCGCGTTTCGCAGTATCGCCCGCGGTGGCGACCTGGCGACCGTGCTCGATGGCATGGAGCAGGCCCGGGCGGCGGGGATGAAGATCAAGGTCAACATGGTGCCGTTGCGTGGACAGAATCTGGATCAGGTAATGCCCTTGCTCGAGTATTGCCTGGAACGTGGCTATGAACTGCGTTTCATCGAATTAATGCGCATGGGGCACCTGGCTTCTGATTCCAACGCTTTTTTGCAGCAGTTTGTCAGCCTCCAGCAACTGCTCAGCCTGATCGGCGATCAATACGAGTACCTGCAAGCCGATGCACCGGTGGATGCCACCGCCGTGCGCTATGAGATTCCCGGATTAGGCTACTTCGGTGTGATCGCCAACGAAAGCGTGCCGTTCTGCCGTACCTGCTCGCGGCTGCGGTTGTCTTCTACGGGTTGGCTGCATGGCTGCCTCTCGTCGAGCAACCGTCACTTCGTCGGCGACCTGCTGGACAAGCCCCGTCACCAGGCGTTGCCTGCGCTCCAGCGCTTGCTGGTGAAGGCATTGGGAGACAAGCAGGAGGTGGCGTTTTCTGGCGGTGCGACCATCATGAAAATCATCGGCGGCTGATCAAACTCCCGGGTCAGCCTGTGATTCAAGGCTGAAACACACCTGTTCCATGAGCTGGCGCAAAAGCTGCA
Encoded proteins:
- a CDS encoding GTP 3',8-cyclase MoaA — its product is MIVDRQGRRFRNLRISLTSACNYACTYCVPDGKRLVAAQDELSAEAMARGVAYLIEAAGIERLRITGGEPLVSPKLERFMTAVGRMGLEDISLTTNGQLLAKKLPLLVDAGIRRINVSLDTLDPAAFRSIARGGDLATVLDGMEQARAAGMKIKVNMVPLRGQNLDQVMPLLEYCLERGYELRFIELMRMGHLASDSNAFLQQFVSLQQLLSLIGDQYEYLQADAPVDATAVRYEIPGLGYFGVIANESVPFCRTCSRLRLSSTGWLHGCLSSSNRHFVGDLLDKPRHQALPALQRLLVKALGDKQEVAFSGGATIMKIIGG